DNA from Nocardioides yefusunii:
GCTCCGATCCACGGCACCCACAACGCCCAGAACCACGCCCAGCGGGTCATCCGGATCGGCTCGGCTCCGGCGATGATTCGGGCGACGGTGCCGACGTAGAGCAGCAGCACGGTCAGGACCGCCCAGCCGGGGATCAGCACCGTGTCGGCCAACGAACCGTCCGGACGCGGCGTGAGGTCGTCGGAGAACGTCAGCCCCTCGGGAACCGACGCCTGCCACTCGGCCTCCAGCGCGGCCGCGTCGCGGAGCCGCACCTCGGTCTCGGCGCTGAACGGGACACCCCACCGGCGCCACTGCACCGTGACGGTCCGCTTCCCCTGCGCCCCCGCCTCCGCAGCGGTCACCGCGTCGCCCATGTCGGTGCGGACGTGCGTCACGGCACCGGATCGCACGCCGTCCTCGAACGCGTCGAACGAAACCTGCCACGAGCCCCGCAGCAACGCGCTCAGGGCGACGACGGCGAAGAGCGTCAGCGCGAGCCAGCGCCGCGCCACGGCCCACGTCGGACTGGTGACGCCGCGCGACGCCGGTCCGGGAGCCGGATCTGTGGGCCGCTCGGCGGCGCTCGTTGCTGTCCCCATGCCGCCACCCTAGGCGGCACGCTGCGCCTTCGTGACCGTTCACGTACGCGTTACACACGTGCCGACCTGCTGGTAACACGCGCTGAGCAGACTTGATCTCGGGTGGACCGGCCAGGAGGTCCGCACAGCACCAACGACGGAACAGGACGAGCAGTCAGGGGCACCAGATGTTGTGGTCGGTCAAGGCGGTCTTCTTCAACCGCGAAGCAGGGATCCAGGGCGTCGCCCAGGCCTGTCACGACAACGCCATCGCGCTGCAGGACCTGCGCTCCACCACCGGCCGGCGCGGCCAGGTGGTCGACGAAATCGTCCTGGCCAGCTCTGACGGCTGGACCAGCCGCCGCATAGGCGACCTGATGGCTGCTGCCGGCGCCGCGACCGTCCAGGTGATCGCCGTCGACGCCGACCACCCCGAGGCGCACCTCAACGCCGAACGCAAGGCCCGCCTGGCTCACCCCGGCGGCACCCGACGCAACTGGCACGGGATGCGCGCCGCGGGCTGACCCGCTCCCAGAACTTCGTCGCCGGACCGTTCCCCGGCGGCGAGGCGGTCTCCTCTCCCTGACCGCGAACAGCACGAGGGCCGGACACCGAATGCGCGCGGTGCCCGGCCCTTCGTTGTGCCCGGAACAGCCGCACCCCACCGGTTCGAGTCGTGAATCAGGCGATTCTGCGACCCAAACCGGTGGGGTGCGGCGTCGAAGGGAGGTCAGGCCTCGGTGGAGGCAGCCTTCTTCGTCGTCTTCTTGGCCGCCGTCGTGGTGGTGGCCTTCTTGGTCGCAGTGGTCTTCTTCGCGGCCGTCTTCTTCGCAGCGGTCTTGGTGGCGGTCTTCTTGGCGGCGGTCTTGGTCGCCGTCTTCTTGGCGCCCTTCTTCGCAGCCTTCTTGGCCGGCCCCTTGGCACGCTTCTCCGCGAGGAGTTCGGCGCCACGCTCGAGCGTCATCTTCTCGACCGTGTCGTCCTTGCGCAGCGTCGCGTTGTACTCACCGTCGGTGACGTACTCGCCGAAGCGACCCGACTTGATGACCATCGGCTGACCCGAGACGGGGTCAGTGCCGAGCTCCTTGAGCGGGGCGGCAGCAGCGGCACGACCACGGGCCTTGGGCTGGGCGTAGATCGCCAGCGCCTCGTCCAGGGTGATCGTGAGCAACTGCTCCTCCGACGCGATGGTGCGCGAGTCCGTGCCCTTCTTCAGGTACGGGCCGTAGCGACCGTTCTGCGCGGTGATCTCGACGCCGTCGGCGTCCACGCCGACCACGCGAGGCAGCGACAGCAGCTGCAGCGCCTGCTCGAGGGTGACGGTGTCGAGCGCCATCGACTTGAAGAGCGAACCGGTGCGCGCCTTCACGGCGTTCTTGCCGGTCTTGGGGACGTCCTCGGGCAGGACCTCGGTGACGTACGGGCCGTAACGACCGTTCTTGGCCACCACCATGTAGCCCGACTCCGGGTGCTTGCCCAGGACGGTCTCCTCACCGGCCGGGTTCGCGAGCAGTTCCAGCGCCTTCGCGGTGGTCAGCTCGTCCGGCGGGAGGTCGTCGGGGACGTTGGCACGCTTCGCAGCCGGGTTGCCCTCGTCGTCGGGACCCTCCAGGTACGGGCCGTAACGACCCACACGCAGGTGGATGCCATCGGCGGGGTCGCCGATCGGGAACGTCGCCAGCTCACGGGCGTCGATCTCGCCCAGGCCGGTCACCAACTGGTGCAGGCCCTTGAAACGGTCGGAGCCGTTGTAGAACTCGTCGAGCTCGGCGACGCGCTGCTTGCGGCCACCTGCGATGTCGTCGAGGACCGACTCCATCTCGGCGGTGAACTCGTAGGAGATCTGGCGCGCGAAGTGCTCCTCCATGAGGCGCATGACGGAGAACGCGATCCACGCCGGCACCAGGGCGGTGCCCTTCTTGTAGACGTACCCGCGGTTGATGATCGTGGAGATGATCGAGGCGTAGGTCGACGGACGGCCGATCTCGCGCTCCTCGAGCTCCTTGATCAGGGTCGCTTCGGTGAAGCGGGCCGGCGGCTTGGTCTCGTGACCCGACGGGGTGATCGAGGCGGCCTGGACGGCAGCGCCCTCGGTCAGGTTGGGCAGACGCGTCTCGGCGTCGTCGCGCTGCTTGGAGGAGTCGTCGGTGCCCTCCACGTACGCCTTGAGGAAGCCGTGGAAGGTGATGACGCGACCCGAGGAACCGAAGACGACGTCGCGGCCGTCGGAGGCGGTGCCACCGAGGCGGACCGAGACGGTGTGACCGGTGGCGTCCTTCATCTGCGAGGCGACGGTGCGCATCCAGATCAGTTCGTAGAGACGGAACTGGTCGCCGGTGAGACCGGTCTGCGCGGGCGTCTTGAACGACTCACCGGCGGGACGGATCGCCTCGTGCGCCTCCTGGGCGTTCTTCACCTTGGAGGCGTAGGTGCGCGGGACGTCGGGCAGGTACTCGGCGCCGTACAGTTCGCGGACCTGGTCACGGGCGGCACCGACCGCGGCGCTCGAGAGCGTCGTGGAGTCGGTACGCATGTAGGTGATGAAACCGTTCTCGTACAGACGCTGCGCGACGGACATGGTTACCGAGGCGCTCATGCCGAGCTTGCGACCGGCTTCCTGCTGCAGCGTCGTGGTGCGGAACGGGGCGTAGGGAGAACGCTTGTACGGCTTCGACTCGACCGAGCGGACCTCGAAGGAGGTCTGACGCAGGGAGTCACCGAGGTCCTCGGCCGCCTTGCGGTCGAGGTGGACGACGCTGCCCGACCCGTCCTTGGCGCCCTTGAGTTCACCGCCCTGGGTGAAGTCCGATCCCCGGGCGACGCGCTTGCCGTCCACGGAGTGCAGCTTGGCCGGGAACATCCGCGGCTCGACGTCGGCGCCACCGTCGAAGGTGCCCTCGAGGTCCCAGTACGAGGCGACGCGGAACTTCATCCGCTCCTTCTCGCGGTCGACGACGAGGCGGGTCGCCACCGACTGCACGCGGCCCGCGGAGAGGCCACTCATGACCTTCTTCCACAGCACCGGGGAGACCTCGTAACCGTAGATGCGGTCGAGGATGCGGCGCGTCTCCTGCGCCTCGACGAGGTGCATGTCGAGTTCGCGGGGGTTCTCCGCGGCGGCGAGGATCGCGGGCTTGGTGATCTCGTGGAACACCATGCGGCGCACCGGGATGCCCTTGGGCTTGAGCTCGTCGAGGAGGTGCCAGGCGATGGCCTCCCCCTCACGGTCCTCATCGGTGGCGAGGAAGAGTTCGTCGGCGTCCTTGAGGAGCTTCTTCAGCTTCGTGATGTGCGCCTTCTTGTCGCGCGGCACCACGTAGTACGGCTCGAACCCGTTCTCGACGTCCACGCCCAGACGACCCCACGGCTTGTCCTTGATGGACGCCGGAGTCTCGGCAGCGCTCTGCGGCAGGTCACGGATGTGACCGATCGAGGACTCCACCACGTACCCCGCACCGAGGTACTGACCGATCTTGGTGGCCTTGGTGGGCGACTCCACGATGACCAGTTTGTGTGCCACAGGCATTCCCTTGCTTCTTCTTCGACACCGCGACGCGGGCCGGACGCCGACACGTTAGCGCGACACAGCGGCTGCGGCACGGTCAGGCGGGCTCGCCCATCCTGCCGGACGCACCGTGAACGGTACGGCGGTGCCACTGAGCAGCACCGGGGCGAGAGCGTGCCACACGGTCCAACTCCAGGGCGCAGGTCCTCGGTCGGGAGCGGGCTGACCTAGGGTTGGTCCAGACCACTGGCGCCCGCCAGCCCCAGTGGCCATTCCCCCCCCAGAACGCCGGAACACCCAGAAAGAGGTGACC
Protein-coding regions in this window:
- the topA gene encoding type I DNA topoisomerase, producing MPVAHKLVIVESPTKATKIGQYLGAGYVVESSIGHIRDLPQSAAETPASIKDKPWGRLGVDVENGFEPYYVVPRDKKAHITKLKKLLKDADELFLATDEDREGEAIAWHLLDELKPKGIPVRRMVFHEITKPAILAAAENPRELDMHLVEAQETRRILDRIYGYEVSPVLWKKVMSGLSAGRVQSVATRLVVDREKERMKFRVASYWDLEGTFDGGADVEPRMFPAKLHSVDGKRVARGSDFTQGGELKGAKDGSGSVVHLDRKAAEDLGDSLRQTSFEVRSVESKPYKRSPYAPFRTTTLQQEAGRKLGMSASVTMSVAQRLYENGFITYMRTDSTTLSSAAVGAARDQVRELYGAEYLPDVPRTYASKVKNAQEAHEAIRPAGESFKTPAQTGLTGDQFRLYELIWMRTVASQMKDATGHTVSVRLGGTASDGRDVVFGSSGRVITFHGFLKAYVEGTDDSSKQRDDAETRLPNLTEGAAVQAASITPSGHETKPPARFTEATLIKELEEREIGRPSTYASIISTIINRGYVYKKGTALVPAWIAFSVMRLMEEHFARQISYEFTAEMESVLDDIAGGRKQRVAELDEFYNGSDRFKGLHQLVTGLGEIDARELATFPIGDPADGIHLRVGRYGPYLEGPDDEGNPAAKRANVPDDLPPDELTTAKALELLANPAGEETVLGKHPESGYMVVAKNGRYGPYVTEVLPEDVPKTGKNAVKARTGSLFKSMALDTVTLEQALQLLSLPRVVGVDADGVEITAQNGRYGPYLKKGTDSRTIASEEQLLTITLDEALAIYAQPKARGRAAAAAPLKELGTDPVSGQPMVIKSGRFGEYVTDGEYNATLRKDDTVEKMTLERGAELLAEKRAKGPAKKAAKKGAKKTATKTAAKKTATKTAAKKTAAKKTTATKKATTTTAAKKTTKKAASTEA